From Deinococcus reticulitermitis, the proteins below share one genomic window:
- a CDS encoding YhgE/Pip domain-containing protein — MSLMRDFRALTPTERRLWRHPMMWLSAAAIAVVPTLYATIYLGSSLDPYGHLDRLPVALVNLDRGTTARGERYELGQETVTRLTEDPKFHYVPYPTQAQAEAAVRRGDVYFALTLPRDFSRKAVSGSSAEHGLLNLYVSEGGSYFASRVAATFGDTLASSLNKTLGENRWEVVQASLKDVQRGFTDIRQATGQLRDGAVKLSSGTGDLRAGAQELAQGAHSAATGSRQLAGGAEQVSSGVTRLTSGTAQLSDGLRQLEAAAPGQQQLQPLQDGAAKLAQGTGKLAGGLGQLSDGADRLASGAKAADSGARQVAAGNKQLAGQLPQLQSGLGQLSDGADKLASGAKAADSGAQQVAAGNKQLAGQLPQLQSGLGKLSAGATQLAAGAKEASTGAGQLAAGNRQLATQLPQLQSGLGQLADGASQLASGARDANSGAQKVAAGNRQLATQLPQLQSGLGQLSDGASQLASGARDANSGAQKVAAGNRQLATQLPQLQSGLGQLSDGASQLASGAKDASSGAAQLATGAGTLAGRLPELAGGLKEASEGADRLNTGAAELATGTLQLRSAVKDQPLLPASLKNAAAQLDRGASEVHSGTNALAGGLPRLSAGAEQAVTGAKQLQTGAGQLAAGTAKLADGAGTLAGKLKEAQQGSGAAVKGATDLAAGADQLAAGTAKLADGAGTLSAKLKEAQQGSGAAVKGATDLATGADQLAAGTAKLADGAGPLSTKLKEAQQGSGAAVKGATDLAAGADQLAAGTAKLADGAGTLAGKLKEAQQGSGAAVKGATDLAAGAQKLAAGTEKVRSGAAQLATGAQQAEAGSAAAVKGAVQLADGSAKLASGTAQLRSGSATLASGLRSAEQGSAAAVKGAGQLADGSAKLASGTAELRTGSATLAQKTAEAASGAGELSEGAQALQGGVDQLVEGNLKIKSALGQITEKLPAQEDLDTLSGGAATLAEKSGELGAGLGRLDSGAARLATGAGDLDEGAAKLRDGLQTLYTKLPSRVEELGGDPEGLSASVQPVVRKFAPVENNGAGFAPYFMALSLWVGVTLTTFIFPYQQLPRSGRRTSQLARVLRKAAQPALLVVLQALLVVWGVHLLGVEYLNAAQVTLTAVTSSLTFLALVMGLIFLFGAAGRLLALILLVLQLAASGGSYPVELSPAFFGHIHRWIPVTQSVNALRHAISGAFEGQYLTFMLILLSVGVGGFVLSLLGRRRWDFVPDEDFKPLISSPLAIHELHDEDEVGRQPA; from the coding sequence ATGTCCCTGATGCGCGATTTTCGAGCCCTGACCCCCACCGAGCGCCGGTTGTGGCGCCACCCGATGATGTGGCTGTCGGCGGCGGCCATCGCCGTCGTGCCGACCCTGTACGCGACCATCTACCTGGGCAGCTCGCTCGATCCCTACGGGCACTTGGACCGCCTGCCGGTCGCGCTCGTCAACCTCGACCGGGGCACGACCGCGCGCGGCGAGCGCTACGAGCTCGGCCAGGAGACGGTCACGCGGCTCACCGAGGACCCCAAATTCCACTATGTGCCCTACCCCACCCAGGCGCAGGCCGAGGCCGCCGTGCGCCGGGGCGACGTGTACTTCGCGCTCACACTGCCGCGCGACTTCAGCCGCAAGGCCGTCTCCGGCAGCAGCGCCGAGCACGGCCTCCTGAACCTCTACGTCTCGGAGGGCGGCAGCTATTTCGCCAGCCGCGTCGCCGCCACCTTCGGCGACACGCTCGCGAGCAGCCTCAACAAGACCCTCGGCGAAAACCGCTGGGAAGTCGTGCAGGCGTCACTTAAGGACGTGCAGCGGGGATTTACCGACATCCGTCAGGCGACCGGGCAGCTGCGTGACGGCGCCGTCAAGCTCAGCAGCGGCACCGGGGACCTCCGCGCAGGAGCGCAGGAGTTGGCACAAGGCGCCCACAGCGCCGCCACCGGCAGCCGGCAACTCGCAGGCGGCGCGGAGCAGGTGTCGAGCGGCGTGACCCGGCTGACCAGCGGCACCGCGCAGCTCTCGGACGGGCTGCGGCAACTGGAAGCGGCGGCGCCGGGGCAGCAGCAGCTTCAGCCTCTTCAGGACGGCGCGGCCAAACTCGCGCAGGGCACCGGGAAGCTCGCCGGCGGCCTCGGGCAACTCTCGGACGGCGCGGACAGATTGGCGAGCGGCGCGAAAGCCGCCGACAGCGGCGCGCGGCAGGTCGCCGCCGGCAACAAGCAACTCGCCGGACAGCTCCCGCAGCTTCAGAGCGGCCTCGGGCAGCTTTCTGACGGCGCGGACAAGCTGGCGAGCGGCGCAAAGGCCGCCGACAGCGGCGCGCAGCAGGTCGCTGCCGGCAACAAGCAGCTCGCCGGGCAGCTCCCGCAGCTTCAGAGTGGCCTCGGCAAGCTCTCTGCGGGCGCCACCCAACTGGCCGCCGGTGCGAAAGAGGCCAGCACCGGCGCCGGGCAACTCGCCGCCGGGAACAGGCAGCTCGCCACTCAGCTTCCCCAGCTTCAGAGCGGCCTCGGGCAGCTCGCGGACGGGGCTTCACAGCTCGCCAGCGGGGCGAGGGACGCCAATAGCGGCGCGCAGAAGGTGGCAGCGGGCAACCGGCAACTCGCCACTCAGCTTCCTCAGCTCCAGAGCGGCCTCGGGCAGCTCTCGGACGGAGCTTCGCAGCTCGCCAGCGGGGCGAGGGACGCCAATAGCGGCGCGCAGAAGGTGGCAGCGGGCAACCGGCAACTCGCCACCCAGCTTCCCCAGCTCCAGAGCGGCCTCGGGCAGCTTTCGGACGGGGCTTCGCAGCTTGCCAGCGGGGCAAAAGACGCGAGCAGCGGCGCTGCGCAACTCGCCACCGGAGCTGGAACGCTCGCAGGGCGGCTGCCGGAGCTGGCGGGCGGGCTGAAAGAAGCGAGCGAGGGGGCCGACCGCCTCAACACCGGCGCAGCGGAACTGGCGACCGGAACCCTGCAACTCCGCAGCGCGGTCAAGGACCAGCCGCTGCTGCCGGCCTCACTCAAAAACGCTGCCGCCCAGCTTGACCGGGGCGCCTCGGAGGTCCACAGCGGCACCAACGCCCTCGCCGGTGGCCTGCCGCGTCTGAGCGCCGGCGCCGAGCAGGCGGTCACCGGAGCCAAACAGCTTCAGACCGGCGCCGGGCAGCTCGCCGCAGGGACAGCCAAACTCGCGGACGGCGCGGGCACCCTCGCCGGCAAGCTCAAGGAGGCCCAGCAAGGCTCAGGTGCCGCCGTCAAAGGCGCAACCGACCTCGCGGCTGGGGCCGACCAACTCGCCGCAGGCACCGCCAAACTCGCAGACGGAGCGGGCACCCTCTCTGCCAAGCTCAAGGAAGCTCAGCAGGGGTCAGGCGCTGCCGTGAAGGGCGCGACCGACCTCGCCACTGGGGCAGACCAACTCGCCGCAGGAACGGCCAAACTCGCGGACGGAGCGGGCCCCCTCTCTACCAAGCTCAAGGAAGCTCAGCAAGGTTCTGGGGCCGCCGTGAAAGGCGCGACCGACCTCGCCGCCGGGGCGGACCAACTCGCCGCAGGGACGGCCAAACTCGCGGACGGAGCGGGCACCCTCGCTGGCAAGCTCAAGGAAGCCCAGCAGGGCTCGGGCGCCGCCGTGAAGGGCGCGACCGACCTCGCTGCCGGGGCGCAGAAGCTGGCGGCGGGCACGGAGAAGGTGCGGAGCGGTGCTGCCCAGCTCGCCACCGGTGCCCAGCAGGCCGAGGCGGGAAGCGCGGCGGCAGTCAAAGGTGCGGTGCAGCTCGCGGACGGCTCGGCGAAGCTCGCTTCGGGGACGGCGCAGCTCCGCAGCGGTTCGGCCACCCTCGCCTCGGGCCTGCGCAGCGCCGAACAGGGCAGCGCGGCGGCGGTGAAGGGCGCCGGGCAACTCGCGGACGGCTCGGCGAAACTCGCCTCGGGCACCGCCGAGCTGCGCACCGGCTCGGCGACGCTCGCGCAGAAGACCGCAGAAGCGGCCAGCGGCGCCGGGGAGCTGAGTGAGGGAGCGCAGGCCCTCCAGGGCGGGGTGGATCAGCTCGTAGAGGGCAACCTTAAGATCAAGTCGGCGCTCGGGCAGATCACGGAGAAGCTGCCAGCGCAGGAGGACCTCGACACGCTCTCGGGCGGAGCGGCCACCCTCGCGGAGAAGTCCGGGGAACTCGGCGCGGGGCTGGGCCGCCTGGACAGCGGCGCGGCGCGGCTGGCGACCGGCGCAGGTGACCTCGACGAAGGCGCCGCCAAGCTGCGCGACGGCCTCCAGACCCTCTACACCAAGTTGCCGAGCCGGGTGGAGGAACTCGGCGGCGACCCGGAGGGCCTGAGCGCGAGCGTGCAGCCGGTGGTGCGGAAGTTCGCGCCGGTGGAGAACAATGGCGCGGGCTTTGCGCCCTACTTCATGGCACTCAGCCTGTGGGTGGGCGTGACGCTGACCACCTTCATCTTTCCCTACCAGCAGCTTCCGCGCAGTGGGCGCCGGACCTCGCAGCTCGCCCGCGTGCTGCGCAAGGCGGCTCAGCCGGCCCTGCTCGTGGTGCTTCAGGCGCTGCTCGTGGTCTGGGGCGTGCACCTGCTCGGCGTGGAGTACCTCAATGCGGCGCAGGTGACCCTGACGGCGGTCACGTCGAGCCTGACCTTCCTCGCGCTCGTGATGGGCCTGATTTTCCTGTTCGGCGCGGCGGGGCGGCTGCTCGCGCTGATCCTGCTCGTCTTGCAGCTCGCGGCGTCGGGCGGCAGCTACCCGGTCGAGCTCTCGCCGGCCTTTTTCGGGCACATTCACCGCTGGATTCCGGTCACCCAGAGCGTCAACGCCCTGCGGCACGCCATCTCCGGCGCCTTCGAGGGGCAGTACCTCACCTTCATGCTGATCCTGCTGAGCGTCGGGGTCGGCGGCTTCGTGCTCAGCCTGCTCGGGCGCCGGCGCTGGGATTTCGTGCCTGACGAGGACTTCAAGCCGCTGATCTCCTCGCCGCTCGCCATCCACGAACTCCACGACGAGGACGAGGTGGGGCGTCAGCCGGCTTGA
- a CDS encoding VC0807 family protein, which yields MRAMSAAPARPRSRVPKTVWDLVFTLVIPIMILSPNLLGEGIGIASLLGGGTGGNIRAYLLAALIPVGYVLWDIVFNRNVSPVALIGGAGALVSGALAFWYVDGFWYAVKDSARSYLVGLAFLVSAGTRVPLFRVFLDAASIGEKPEDRAASAQALRDPAVHRGLVAGTLAFAVVDIIGGVVNSFVNYERVTAKFGTEAFNAQVAEVNAIMRLPGLGISLLGVFAAIYFVQKAVKARYGEGASVFEPAKLTERVRAEA from the coding sequence ATGCGGGCCATGTCTGCCGCGCCCGCCCGTCCCCGTTCACGCGTTCCCAAGACGGTGTGGGATCTGGTCTTCACGCTGGTGATTCCGATCATGATCCTCAGCCCCAACCTGCTCGGCGAGGGCATCGGCATTGCCAGCCTGCTCGGCGGCGGCACGGGCGGCAACATCCGCGCCTACCTGCTCGCCGCGCTGATTCCGGTCGGGTACGTCCTGTGGGACATCGTGTTCAACCGCAACGTGAGCCCGGTCGCCCTGATCGGCGGGGCCGGGGCGCTCGTGTCGGGGGCGCTGGCGTTCTGGTACGTGGACGGCTTCTGGTACGCGGTCAAGGACAGCGCGCGTTCCTACCTCGTCGGGCTGGCTTTTCTGGTGAGCGCCGGCACCCGCGTGCCGCTGTTCCGGGTCTTTCTCGACGCCGCGAGCATCGGGGAAAAGCCCGAGGACCGCGCCGCCAGCGCCCAGGCGCTGCGTGACCCCGCCGTGCACCGGGGGCTGGTGGCGGGCACGCTCGCCTTCGCGGTGGTGGACATTATCGGAGGCGTCGTCAACAGCTTCGTGAACTACGAGCGCGTGACGGCCAAATTCGGCACCGAGGCTTTCAACGCCCAGGTCGCCGAGGTCAACGCGATCATGCGCCTGCCGGGCCTCGGCATCAGCCTGCTGGGGGTCTTCGCCGCGATCTACTTCGTGCAGAAGGCGGTGAAGGCCCGCTACGGCGAGGGCGCGAGCGTCTTCGAGCCGGCCAAGCTGACCGAGCGGGTGCGCGCCGAGGCTTGA
- a CDS encoding aminotransferase class V-fold PLP-dependent enzyme — translation MPPLRPDIDPDGLLEYSVVYTDRSLNHMSRAFQEVMRDLSADLKAVYHAHALAIIPGSGTSAMEAVVDQLAQGEKCVVIRNGWFSYRWSQIVELSRLPEAVTVLKAQPQPARDPGVPSQFVPCPIEDAVATIRRERPALVFAPHVETSAGIILPDGYIRQLAEATHEVGGLLVIDAIASGCVWLDMQALGIDVLISAPQKGWSSAPCAGLVLLSEAAAARVEATRSVSFTLDLKKWRGIMKAYEDGGFAYHATMPTDGLRQFRDTVREVGAFGFERANDAQWALGQRVRDMLAAAGFLSVAAPGFEAPGVVVCHTEDDAIHTGQAFREAGLQIAAGVPLQVDEGEGFKTFRIGLFGLDKLQDVEGAAQRFGAALRQVCAVRD, via the coding sequence ATGCCCCCCCTGCGCCCCGACATTGACCCTGACGGCCTGCTCGAATACTCGGTGGTCTACACCGACCGCTCGCTCAACCACATGTCCCGCGCCTTTCAGGAGGTGATGCGCGACCTCTCGGCCGATCTGAAAGCGGTGTACCACGCCCACGCGCTAGCGATCATTCCGGGGTCGGGCACCTCGGCGATGGAGGCGGTGGTCGACCAGCTTGCCCAGGGGGAAAAGTGCGTGGTGATCCGCAACGGCTGGTTCAGTTACCGCTGGTCGCAGATCGTGGAACTGAGCCGCCTGCCGGAGGCGGTGACCGTGCTCAAGGCCCAGCCTCAGCCCGCCCGGGACCCCGGGGTGCCGTCCCAGTTCGTGCCCTGCCCGATCGAGGACGCCGTGGCGACCATTCGCCGCGAGCGCCCGGCGCTGGTGTTTGCGCCGCATGTGGAGACCTCGGCGGGCATCATTCTCCCCGACGGGTACATCCGCCAGCTTGCCGAGGCGACGCACGAGGTGGGGGGGCTGCTCGTGATCGACGCCATCGCGTCGGGGTGCGTGTGGCTCGACATGCAGGCGCTCGGCATCGACGTGCTGATCTCGGCGCCGCAAAAAGGCTGGAGCAGTGCGCCCTGCGCCGGCCTCGTGCTGCTGAGCGAGGCCGCCGCCGCGCGGGTGGAGGCGACCCGTTCGGTGAGTTTTACCCTCGACCTCAAGAAGTGGCGGGGCATCATGAAAGCTTACGAGGACGGCGGCTTCGCCTACCACGCGACGATGCCCACCGACGGGCTGCGGCAGTTCCGGGATACGGTGCGCGAGGTCGGGGCGTTCGGCTTCGAGCGGGCAAACGATGCCCAGTGGGCGCTGGGCCAGCGGGTGCGCGACATGCTGGCCGCGGCAGGTTTCCTGAGCGTCGCGGCCCCCGGCTTCGAGGCCCCCGGCGTGGTGGTCTGCCACACCGAAGACGACGCGATTCACACGGGTCAGGCCTTCCGGGAAGCGGGGCTGCAAATCGCGGCGGGGGTGCCGCTTCAGGTGGACGAGGGAGAAGGCTTCAAGACCTTCCGCATCGGCCTCTTCGGGCTCGACAAGTTGCAGGACGTGGAAGGTGCGGCGCAGCGCTTCGGGGCCGCGTTGCGCCAGGTCTGCGCGGTCCGGGATTGA
- a CDS encoding AIM24 family protein, with the protein MEFTWTSSTERELSAGGEKIEVLEYSAAPMEGPVSGFQQLLSRPERWRQLAVHSSGQGSVTLEPGALQYLRGEIEMQAVSAAGGSGIGGFLRGAVSAASSGEGMFKTGYRGAGVIYTEPTRLHLLLGELRGEGLIVDDGAFVACVGQIQVGRHVNQGFAQMMGSGEGRVQPKLSGQGLFALQSPVPPEEFQILELHGETLKVDGNLVVAYTDSLQFTVERSSRGLIGSAKTGEGYIQAFRGQGRVWLAPTLPLHQ; encoded by the coding sequence ATGGAATTCACCTGGACGAGCAGCACCGAGCGCGAATTGAGCGCCGGCGGCGAGAAGATCGAGGTTCTGGAGTACAGCGCCGCGCCGATGGAAGGGCCGGTGAGCGGTTTTCAGCAGCTGCTCAGCCGTCCGGAGCGCTGGCGGCAGCTCGCGGTGCATTCGAGCGGTCAGGGGTCGGTGACGCTCGAACCCGGCGCCCTGCAATACCTGCGCGGCGAGATCGAGATGCAGGCGGTGAGCGCGGCGGGCGGCTCGGGGATCGGCGGATTCCTGCGCGGGGCGGTGTCCGCGGCCTCGTCCGGCGAAGGGATGTTCAAGACCGGCTACCGGGGCGCGGGCGTGATCTACACCGAGCCCACCCGGCTGCACCTGCTGCTCGGGGAGCTGCGCGGCGAGGGGCTGATCGTGGACGACGGCGCGTTCGTCGCCTGCGTGGGCCAGATTCAGGTCGGGCGCCACGTCAACCAGGGCTTCGCGCAGATGATGGGCAGCGGCGAGGGCCGGGTGCAGCCCAAGCTGAGCGGCCAGGGCCTCTTCGCCCTGCAGAGCCCGGTGCCGCCCGAGGAATTCCAGATTCTGGAGCTGCACGGAGAAACGCTGAAGGTGGACGGCAACCTCGTCGTCGCCTACACCGACAGCCTGCAATTCACGGTCGAGCGCTCCTCGCGCGGGTTGATCGGCAGTGCCAAGACCGGCGAGGGCTATATCCAGGCGTTCCGGGGGCAGGGCCGGGTGTGGCTCGCGCCGACGCTGCCGCTGCATCAGTGA
- a CDS encoding TetR/AcrR family transcriptional regulator has product MAASPSALPRRLSAEDRREQILTAAARLFIGRGFESVTVADLAHELQTSRPTIYTYFPSTEAMLDALLEQRLGELLASLGPLLAKFPAAQEEGRMIPAVFGLLAAQGDTLRLLHSGGAPTFQARRNAFLTELGERLTALLPPGSLVRRDPHLLLLLTSLLDALALRVTTDPALDVPALTRSLSTFVLGGARALVVEEDGPR; this is encoded by the coding sequence ATGGCTGCTTCTCCGTCTGCCCTGCCCCGCCGTTTGAGTGCCGAGGACCGGCGCGAGCAGATCCTGACGGCGGCGGCGCGGCTGTTTATAGGACGCGGCTTCGAGAGCGTGACGGTGGCCGACCTCGCGCACGAACTCCAGACCTCGCGGCCCACCATCTACACCTATTTCCCCTCGACGGAAGCGATGCTCGACGCCCTGCTCGAGCAGCGGCTTGGGGAACTGCTCGCCTCGCTCGGGCCGCTGCTCGCAAAGTTTCCGGCGGCGCAAGAGGAAGGACGGATGATTCCGGCAGTTTTTGGCCTGCTCGCGGCCCAGGGCGACACCCTGCGGCTCCTGCACAGTGGCGGCGCCCCCACCTTTCAGGCGCGGCGCAATGCGTTTCTGACCGAACTCGGCGAGCGGCTGACCGCGCTGCTGCCGCCGGGGTCGCTCGTGCGGCGTGACCCGCACCTGCTGCTGCTCCTGACCTCGCTGCTCGACGCCCTCGCGCTGCGGGTGACAACGGATCCGGCGCTCGACGTGCCGGCCCTCACCCGGAGTCTGAGCACCTTCGTCCTCGGCGGCGCGCGGGCACTCGTCGTGGAAGAGGACGGCCCGCGCTGA
- a CDS encoding Nif3-like dinuclear metal center hexameric protein, translating to MPLSLPTLARWLSDTLGEPHPLVRASAAPVTHLALALEPGDLPAELNADALFLHRSRGVGERWPGLGVLGAHDGFDLHLTTGPNRRLARVLGWRDVRQVEWERASGLIATPVQEDWEALRAALHRELGGEDTSFPPADPRAPRVALMNALRPGLVEQAADLGVTVYLTGQLRPSAVAAARARGVGVIALGHRRTEEWGLRQLARELGAAFPGLEVAVWARGRRQRL from the coding sequence ATGCCCCTTTCCCTCCCCACCCTCGCCCGCTGGCTCAGCGACACGCTGGGCGAGCCTCACCCGCTCGTGCGTGCGTCGGCGGCGCCGGTCACGCACCTGGCGCTCGCGCTGGAGCCGGGGGACCTGCCTGCCGAACTCAATGCCGACGCGCTGTTTCTCCATCGCAGCCGGGGCGTGGGTGAGCGCTGGCCGGGCCTGGGGGTGCTGGGCGCCCACGACGGCTTCGACCTCCACCTGACGACCGGGCCGAACCGGCGCCTCGCGCGCGTGCTCGGCTGGCGGGACGTGCGGCAGGTCGAGTGGGAACGGGCGAGCGGCCTGATCGCGACGCCTGTGCAGGAGGACTGGGAGGCATTGAGAGCAGCGCTTCACCGTGAACTGGGCGGTGAGGACACCTCTTTCCCGCCCGCCGACCCCCGCGCGCCCCGCGTCGCCCTGATGAACGCGCTGCGCCCCGGCCTCGTCGAGCAGGCCGCCGACCTCGGGGTGACGGTCTACCTCACCGGGCAGCTGCGGCCCTCGGCGGTGGCGGCAGCGCGGGCGCGGGGCGTCGGCGTGATCGCCCTCGGGCACCGGCGCACGGAGGAGTGGGGGCTGCGACAACTCGCCCGCGAGCTGGGGGCGGCCTTTCCAGGGTTGGAAGTGGCGGTGTGGGCCAGAGGCCGCCGGCAGCGCCTCTAA
- the dprA gene encoding DNA-processing protein DprA produces MTAPAPTDQAELLALLTLRFTPGLGPLRIEALRRHFGRAEAALAAPLTRLREVPGLDTKTVSAIGSPAPAEQARTELERARRARVRLLGRGLDGYPPALEALSDPPAVLWARGPEADDLAELRAVPRSVGIVGTRGASPHALSLTRTLAGELAHAGVVVVSGLARGVDTAAHQGAVDAGGVSLAVLGSAVDVIYPRENAPLARQLTLLSEYPLGTGPNKPHFPMRNRLIAALSAGVLVVEGERKSGSLITATHALDCGRTVFAVPGRAGDPRASGPHALIRDGAVLTESAGDILAELGWAQAASPPLPDLPPEQESVLRALSAPATLDDLHAATGLALPELQTALVMLQLQGLAQEVGGRWAR; encoded by the coding sequence GTGACCGCTCCCGCGCCCACCGACCAAGCCGAACTGCTCGCGCTGCTCACCCTGCGCTTCACGCCGGGGCTGGGGCCGCTGCGGATCGAGGCGCTGCGGCGACACTTCGGCCGCGCGGAGGCGGCGCTCGCGGCCCCGCTGACGCGGTTGCGCGAGGTCCCGGGGCTCGACACGAAGACCGTGAGCGCCATCGGCTCCCCGGCCCCCGCCGAGCAGGCCCGCACCGAACTCGAGCGGGCGCGGCGGGCCCGGGTACGGCTGCTGGGACGCGGGCTCGACGGCTATCCCCCGGCGCTCGAAGCCCTGAGCGACCCGCCCGCCGTGCTGTGGGCGCGCGGCCCCGAAGCCGACGACCTCGCCGAACTCCGGGCCGTGCCGCGCAGCGTGGGCATCGTCGGTACGCGCGGCGCGAGCCCGCACGCCCTGAGCCTGACGCGCACGCTGGCCGGCGAGCTCGCGCACGCGGGCGTCGTCGTGGTCAGCGGGCTCGCGCGTGGGGTGGACACGGCGGCGCATCAGGGAGCGGTGGACGCGGGCGGCGTATCGCTCGCCGTGCTCGGCAGCGCGGTCGACGTGATCTACCCGCGCGAGAACGCGCCGCTCGCCCGGCAGCTCACGCTGCTCAGCGAGTACCCGCTCGGCACCGGCCCCAACAAGCCGCATTTTCCCATGCGTAACCGCCTGATCGCCGCCCTGAGCGCGGGCGTGCTGGTCGTGGAGGGCGAGCGCAAGTCGGGCTCGCTGATTACCGCCACCCACGCCCTCGATTGCGGACGCACCGTCTTCGCCGTGCCGGGCCGCGCCGGCGACCCCCGCGCGAGCGGCCCCCACGCCCTGATCCGCGACGGAGCCGTGCTCACCGAGTCGGCGGGCGACATCCTCGCGGAACTCGGCTGGGCACAGGCCGCCTCTCCCCCCCTCCCCGACCTGCCCCCCGAGCAGGAGAGCGTGCTGCGTGCCCTGAGCGCCCCCGCTACCCTCGACGACCTGCACGCCGCCACCGGCCTCGCCCTCCCCGAGCTGCAAACCGCCCTGGTGATGCTGCAGCTCCAGGGGCTCGCGCAGGAGGTCGGCGGGCGCTGGGCGAGGTGA
- a CDS encoding DUF2239 family protein — MTEPTLTVFQGPRRLLSGDRRTVLTYLKTQAPGEVLIFDDATGRQTDFDLSGTLEEVLAREVPPEKAGPGRPKLGVTAREVTLLPRHWAWLEAQRGGASATLRRLIDEERKRNPGAEAVTQAQQATDRFLLALAGDLPDYEEGARALYARDRERFLALSAAWPGDVRAHALHLAAPAFTPDPA; from the coding sequence GTGACCGAACCGACTCTCACTGTCTTTCAAGGCCCTCGCCGCCTGCTCAGCGGGGACCGCCGCACGGTGCTGACCTACCTCAAGACGCAGGCGCCGGGAGAAGTCCTGATCTTCGACGACGCGACCGGGCGGCAAACCGATTTCGACCTCTCGGGCACGTTGGAGGAGGTGCTCGCCCGCGAAGTGCCGCCGGAAAAGGCCGGACCGGGCCGCCCGAAACTGGGGGTGACGGCGCGCGAGGTCACGCTGCTGCCCCGGCACTGGGCTTGGCTGGAAGCGCAGCGCGGCGGCGCCTCGGCCACGCTGCGGCGGCTGATCGACGAGGAGCGCAAACGGAATCCTGGGGCGGAAGCAGTCACGCAGGCGCAGCAGGCGACCGACCGCTTCCTGCTCGCGCTCGCCGGCGACCTGCCGGACTACGAGGAGGGAGCGCGCGCCCTGTACGCTCGCGACCGGGAGCGCTTCCTCGCCCTGAGCGCCGCGTGGCCCGGCGATGTCCGTGCCCACGCACTGCACCTCGCGGCGCCGGCCTTCACGCCGGACCCGGCCTGA
- a CDS encoding carbonic anhydrase, whose translation MPDRRFPKVTLPHLFGSKYPHPHTAEEALERLLAGNARFVEGRALRPHGSARRREALSAGQHPFAAVVACADSREAPELLFDCGLGDLFVVRTAGHVAGYTALGSLEFGTLHLGIPLVLVLGHSRCGAVGAAIRVQEGGEPVPGQLGRLIEQITPSVRQAREQGHGLTPEAFADLATRLHVERTVQTIRDNELLAPLLGAGQLKVCGGLYDLASGKVELLGG comes from the coding sequence ATGCCGGACCGCCGTTTTCCGAAGGTCACGCTGCCGCACCTCTTCGGCTCCAAGTATCCCCACCCGCACACCGCCGAGGAAGCGCTGGAGCGGCTGCTCGCGGGCAATGCGCGCTTCGTGGAGGGACGCGCGCTGCGGCCCCACGGCAGCGCCCGGCGCCGCGAAGCGCTCTCGGCGGGCCAGCATCCTTTCGCTGCCGTGGTCGCCTGCGCCGACTCGCGTGAAGCCCCCGAACTGCTGTTCGACTGCGGGCTCGGCGACCTGTTCGTGGTGCGTACGGCGGGACACGTGGCCGGCTATACGGCGCTCGGGAGCCTCGAATTCGGGACGCTTCACCTGGGGATTCCACTGGTGCTCGTGCTGGGACACAGCCGCTGCGGGGCGGTCGGGGCCGCGATTCGCGTCCAGGAGGGCGGCGAGCCCGTGCCCGGTCAACTGGGCCGGCTGATCGAACAGATCACGCCCAGCGTCCGGCAGGCGCGCGAGCAGGGCCATGGGCTCACGCCCGAGGCGTTTGCGGACCTCGCCACCCGGCTTCACGTGGAGCGCACGGTACAGACCATCCGGGACAACGAGCTGCTGGCGCCGCTGCTGGGGGCCGGGCAGCTCAAAGTCTGCGGGGGCCTCTACGACCTCGCCAGCGGAAAAGTCGAACTGCTCGGGGGCTGA